In the genome of Labeo rohita strain BAU-BD-2019 chromosome 24, IGBB_LRoh.1.0, whole genome shotgun sequence, one region contains:
- the cavin4b gene encoding caveolae-associated protein 4b has product MADKLGLAGVADEPSTLNIFTLLERVSGIIDNVQACQQRMEERQLELENTVKTIQADVVKLTKEHTATSSTVEKLLEKTRKVSCHVKDVRVRVEKQNIRVKKVEETQVELLNKNKFRVVIYQGDNEVPAVAAPKGSPKGATGGDASVDPDAPDAPLPDSDEEYMVVEEADSSTAAKLKKTGLKRIESLKQTFSRENMTKTKDNLGTKVNKLGERIVTAERREKIRQSGERLKQSGERFKETITKTVPAKLNLKKERTVAEGQEGAEGTTEGTAPVPPPKGRKASPGVAYTEPTEKQEDEGKGEESEVPMYDMKQLS; this is encoded by the exons ATGGCCGACAAACTGGGACTGGCAGGTGTGGCGGACGAGCCCAGCACCCTGAACATCTTCACTTTGTTGGAGAGGGTGTCCGGGATCATTGACAATGTCCAGGCGTGCCAGCAACGCATGGAGGAGAGGCAGCTGGAGCTGGAGAACACCGTGAAGACCATCCAGGCGGACGTGGTGAAGCTGACGAAGGAGCACACGGCCACAAGTAGCACCGTGGAGAAACTTCTAGAGAAGACGCGCAAGGTCAGCTGCCACGTCAAGGACGTCCGCGTGCGGGTGGAAAAGCAGAACATACGCGTCAAGAAAGTGGAGGAAACCCAAGTCGAGCTGCTGAACAAAAACAAGTTCCGTGTCGTCATCTACCAG GGAGATAATGAGGTCCCAGCTGTCGCTGCTCCTAAAGGATCTCCGAAGGGAGCAACTGGCGGAGACGCTTCCGTAGACCCAGATGCCCCAGATGCCCCGCTTCCAGACTCGGATGAGGAATACATGGTCGTTGAGGAGGCAGACTCATCTACTGCTGCCAAACTAAAGAAGACCGGCCTGAAACGCATCGAAAGCCTGAAGCAGACCTTCTCCCGTGAGAACATGACTAAGACCAAAGATAATCTGGGCACCAAGGTCAACAAGCTGGGTGAGCGCATAGTAACAGCTGAACGGCGTGAGAAAATCCGCCAGTCCGGGGAACGGCTGAAACAGTCTGGCGAGCGATTCAAGGAAACCATCACGAAAACCGTGCCAGCAAAACTCAACCTGAAGAAGGAAAGGACGGTGGCTGAAGGTCAGGAGGGAGCAGAAGGGACCACAGAAGGAACGGCGCCCGTCCCACCACCGAAGGGCCGCAAGGCCAGCCCAGGTGTGGCCTACACGGAGCCAACGGAGAAACAAGAAGATGAGGGCAAGGGTGAGGAATCGGAAGTGCCGATGTATGATATGAAGCAGCTTTCTTAA